A window of the Phaseolus vulgaris cultivar G19833 chromosome 5, P. vulgaris v2.0, whole genome shotgun sequence genome harbors these coding sequences:
- the LOC137835111 gene encoding cytochrome P450 72A68-like: MEAACSTILMLILILVLILVLKWAWMMLNWVWFTPKRLERLLREQGLQGNPYTLLVGDTKDFAKMRKEAFSKPMNLFSHDIVPRVFSFFHHSINTHGKKSFMWFGPAPRVTITDPELIKDVLNKTYDFEKINMNPQVRLLAPGLVSHEGEKWSKHRKIINPAFNLEKLKDMLPLFVKCCDDLIGNWEKMSSSDGSSEMDVWPFLQNLARDAISRTAFGSSFEEGRRIFQLLKEQTELTVQLMLKVYIPGWRFVPTPTHRRMKAIDKEIKASLMDIINNKEKALKAGEATKNDLLGILLESNHKEIQEHGNNKNVGMNIEDVIGECKLFYFAGQETTSSLLVWTMILLSMYPDWQTRAREEVLQVFGNRKPDFDGLNHLKIVTMILNEVFRLYPPVIGLARKVSKDVKLGNLSLVAGMQVSIPIILVHHDCELWGDDAKEFKPERFAEGVLKATKGRASLIPFGGGPRICIGQNFSLMEAKIALSMILQRFSFELSSTYTHAPTPVITIQPQYGANLILRKVEI, encoded by the exons ATGGAAGCAGCGTGTAGCACGATTCTGATGCTGATTCTGATACTGGTTCTGATATTGGTTCTAAAATGGGCATGGATGATGCTAAATTGGGTATGGTTCACTCCAAAGAGGCTTGAAAGGCTTCTCAGAGAGCAAGGTCTTCAAGGTAATCCATATACGCTTTTGGTTGGAGACACCAAAGACTTTGCGAAGATGAGAAAGGAAGCCTTCTCCAAACCCATGAATCTCTTCTCCCACGACATAGTGCCGCGTGTGTTTTCCTTTTTCCATCACAGTATCAACACACATG GGAAAAAATCTTTTATGTGGTTTGGACCGGCACCAAGGGTGACCATCACTGATCCAGAGCTAATCAAAGATGTATTAAACAAGACATATGACTTCGAAAAGATTAATATGAATCCACAAGTAAGGTTACTAGCTCCTGGCCTTGTAAGCCACGAGGGAGAAAAGTGGAGCAAGCACAGAAAGATAATTAATCCTGCTTTCAATTTGGAGAAGTTGAAG GATATGTTACCACTATTCGTCAAATGTTGTGATGATCTGATTGGCAATTGGGAGAAAATGTCGTCTTCTGATGGATCAAGTGAAATGGACGTATGGCCTTTCCTTCAGAATTTGGCTAGGGACGCTATTTCTCGAACAGCATTTGGAAGTAGTTTTGAAGAAGGACGAAGAATATTTCAACTTCTAAAAGAGCAAACTGAACTAACAGTGCAACTTATGCTTAAAGTTTACATCCCTGGATGGAG GTTTGTACCTACTCCTACCCATAGAAGGATGAAGGCAATTGACAAAGAAATAAAAGCTTCACTTATggatattattaataacaaagaGAAAGCACTAAAGGCAGGTGAAGCCACTAAAAATGACTTGTTAGGCATACTTCTCGAGTCAAATCACAAGGAAATTCAAGAACATGGAAACAACAAGAATGTTGGAATGAATATTGAAGATGTTATTGGGGAATGCAAGTTATTTTACTTTGCAGGGCAGGAAACCACTTCATCTTTGCTTGTTTGGACGATGATATTATTAAGTATGTACCCTGATTGGCAAACACGTGCAAGGGAAGAAGTCTTACAAGTTTTTGGCAATCGAAAACCAGATTTTGATGGACTGAATCACCTTAAGATT GTTACCATGATTTTGAATGAGGTTTTTAGGCTATACCCACCAGTAATTGGTCTTGCTCGAAAAGTTAGTAAAGATGTGAAACTTGGAAACCTATCATTAGTCGCTGGAATGCAAGTTTCCATTCCAATAATTTTGGTTCATCATGATTGTGAGCTATGGGGTGATGATGCTAAGGAGTTCAAACCTGAGAGATTTGCTGAAGGAGTTCTAAAGGCAACAAAGGGCAGAGCTTCACTAATTCCCTTTGGAGGGGGTCCTAGGATATGCATTGGACAAAACTTCTCCTTGATGGAAGCAAAGATTGCTTTGTCAATGATTTTACAACGTTTCTCGTTTGAACTCTCTTCGACCTATACTCATGCTCCAACTCCCGTGATTACTATCCAACCCCAATATGGTGCTAATCTCATTCTGCGTAAAGtggaaatataa